The Akkermansia muciniphila genome includes the window GCCCAGGGAGGCGGCAGCCGGTTCCGGAAACAGCGCGGACGGCGTTACCTCCGCCCTCCACGCCGGACTCCATACGGAATTTTCCGTACGGGTAAAATCTGTATTTTTATACAAAAAGCAGCGGATTACAAATCCGGGAAGAACGACTCATACCCTTCCCTGATCCGCAATTACCGCACAGCCGTCCCCATCGCATCTCCCTGACGGGCAAACAACTCCATCCCCTCCGCCGTCTTTTCCAGCAGGTCGGCAGCCAGGCTAATTCTGCCCGGCTCAAAAAAGCACATCACGGTGGAGCCGCCAAAGGCAAAATACCCCTTCTCCGCTCCCCGGAGAGCAGGAACTTCCGGAAAATACGTCTCCTCAATCCGCCCCACGCCGGTGGCCCCCACCTCCAGCATGGCCACCTGCCCCCATAACTCTGACTGGATCAAAGTCAGATTCCTCTTGTTAGTCCACAGCCACGCCAAACGATGGCGCAGGCAATACGGAGACACGCTGGCCAGCGGACCGCCCAGCCTCTCCCACGGGCCGGGCACCCCGGACACCGGAAAATGAAAGCGGTGATAATCCGTAGGGCACAGGCGGGACAGGACAATGGCGCCTTCCGCATACCGTTCAGCCAGGGCCCCGCTCCCCAGCAGGCCCGGCAGGTCAAAACTCTGCCCCTTCACAAAAACGCCTCTGATCCGGTCGGCGCGCTCCCAGCCCATGTGCCGGGCGTCAGCCGGAAAAACAGCCGTTTCCTCCCCTCCGGCCAGGGGACGCGCGCCCGGCTTCAGGCGCCTGTAGAAAAAATCGTTGAAATGCCTGAACTCCGGAATACCCTTGAGGGACTCCTCCATATTGATGCCGTACTCCTTCACAAAAGCGGGAATGGAACGCGCGCTAGAAGGCCGGTTCTTCATCCACCCCAGCAGGGAGGAAAACACGCCGCGCTTGATCAGGACATGCAGGGCCGCCCTGCCCGTGGAAGTGCCGTAAATCCATTGCAGGTACCTCTCTCCCAGCACCTGTTCC containing:
- a CDS encoding phosphatidylserine decarboxylase codes for the protein MEGIRYYNRYTGTEEREQVLGERYLQWIYGTSTGRAALHVLIKRGVFSSLLGWMKNRPSSARSIPAFVKEYGINMEESLKGIPEFRHFNDFFYRRLKPGARPLAGGEETAVFPADARHMGWERADRIRGVFVKGQSFDLPGLLGSGALAERYAEGAIVLSRLCPTDYHRFHFPVSGVPGPWERLGGPLASVSPYCLRHRLAWLWTNKRNLTLIQSELWGQVAMLEVGATGVGRIEETYFPEVPALRGAEKGYFAFGGSTVMCFFEPGRISLAADLLEKTAEGMELFARQGDAMGTAVR